From the Cherax quadricarinatus isolate ZL_2023a chromosome 67, ASM3850222v1, whole genome shotgun sequence genome, one window contains:
- the LOC128699626 gene encoding uncharacterized protein, with protein sequence MKGVWALAVAVAFLLLITYINPSTAYVTAFPDEPDIDGTLITVGFAVAKFLAGLVPYPTVSALLLAIINAWEPKPEDNYWEHVRDNVAQVCGDFINEHNMNQVEVYKQDLVSLLNKYSRAETVSDGSYPDKNTLADSITTSIITNRYLVEASEMPWSMIIDFADIAGIHILILKDAADSYTEVGGEVSRWWVDLSRQLQHYIDYGIWLQKETMRWRNTQIECYFDEADGSCLAFQWTSLTCYDLYKITDTVRDYTETCKQLHADNNEDGSCASFCDLYQTQVDRDAALWLNANLDTLVDDWAFLKLKADALATQASRYYNPLTKDA encoded by the exons ATGAAAGGCGTGTGGGCGCTGGCCGTGGCAGTGGCGTTCTTGTTATTGATCACTTACATTAACCCCAGCACCGCCTACGTCACAGCCTTCCCAGATGAACCTGACATCGACGGCACCC TGATCACCGTCGGGTTTGCGGTGGCCAAGTTCCTGGCGGGGCTGGTGCCGTACCCGACAGTGTCAGCGCTCTTACTAGCCATCATCAACGCCTGGGAACCCAAACCCGAAGACAACTACTGGGAACACGTGAGGGACAACGTGGCTCAAGTATGCGGAGACTTCATCAACGAACACAACATGAACCAGGTGGAAGTCTACAAGCAGGACCTCGTCTCTCTCCTCAACAA GTACTCCAGAGCTGAGACAGTGAGTGACGGGTCGTACCCAGACAAGAACACACTGGCTGACTCCATCACCACCTCAATCATCACTAATCGCTACCTGGTGGAGGCCTCAGAGATGCCTTGGTCAATGATCATCGACTTCGCTGACATCGCCGGCATCCACATCCTCATTCTTAAG GATGCAGCTGACTCGTACACGGAGGTAGGGGGCGAGGTGTCTCGCTGGTGGGTGGACCTCTCGAGGCAGCTACAACACTACATCGACTACGGCATCTGGCTGCAAAAGGAGACGATGAGGTGGAGGAACACTCAGATCGAGTGCTACTTCGATGAGGCTGACGGTAGCTGTCTGGCTTTCCAGTGGACGAGCCTTACCTGCTACGACTTATACAAG ATAACAGACACAGTGCGGGACTATACTGAGACGTGCAAGCAGCTTCACGCGGACAACAATGAGGACGGGTCTTGTGCCTCCTTCTGCGATCTGTACCAGACCCAGGTGGACCGGGACGCCGCCCTCTGGCTCAACGCTAACCTTGACACCCTCGTTGACGACTGGGCCTTCCTCAAGCTGAAAGCTGATGCCCTGGCTACTCAAGCTTCACG
- the LOC128699627 gene encoding uncharacterized protein produces MRVLLLCGLIVLLMVTLTATAPRTTSEIIDGKQTTIALAVAHLLIGLIPNETVQGLLVTIIDALTQEDFDYWEEVKDDVTALVGQYINEHNMHQVEVYQNDLVTLMDRYNNAPVSSDTYPDKNQQATALSTSIVTHRYLIEAAELPQSMMLHFEDISSIHVTVLKDVAETYSVEGHPPSRWWVDLDEELDHYIGYGRGLQVDLRDWRLGMVICSVDVVGVFRRYDVYTATDLVTGEVSTCQQLHGADDCSDHCALFRQHKANEVQVFMAAKVDDVLFSWELLKNISSVYAATSSRFYDPVRER; encoded by the exons ATgcgtgtgttactgttgtgtgggCTGATTGTGTTGCTGATGGTGACTCTCACAGCCACAGCACCTCGCACCACCTCAGAAATCATAGATGGAAAGC AAACAACCATTGCTCTAGCCGTTGCCCACTTGTTGATTGGTCTGATCCCCAACGAGACGGTGCAGGGCCTCCTCGTCACGATCATCGACGCCCTCACTCAGGAAGACTTCGACTACTGGGAGGAGGTGAAGGACGATGTCACGGCTCTAGTGGGTCAGTATATCAACGAACACAACATGCACCAGGTCGAAGTCTACCAGAATGATCTGGTCACCCtcatggacag GTACAACAACGCACCTGTGTCCAGCGACACCTACCCAGACAAGAACCAGCAGGCAACAGCACTCTCCACCTCCATCGTCACCCACCGGTACCTGATCGAGGCTGCAGAGTTGCCACAGTCCATGATGCTACATTTCGAAGACATTTCCTCTATCCACGTAACCGTTCTCAAG GACGTGGCGGAGACGTACTCAGTTGAGGGTCATCCACCGTCGCGTTGGTGGGTCGATCTGGATGAAGAACTCGATCACTACATCGGCTACGGCAGGGGCCTGCAGGTGGACCTCAGGGACTGGCGCCTAGGGATGGTCATCTGCTCCGTGGACGTCGTCGGCGTCTTCAGGCGTTACGACGTGTATACT GCTACGGACCTGGTGACGGGGGAGGTGTCGACATGCCAGCAGCTCCATGGTGCCGACGACTGCAGTGACCACTGTGCACTCTTCAGGCAACACAAGGCTAACGAAGTCCAGGTCTTCATGGCAGCCAAGGTCGATGATGTTTTATTCTCATGGGAGCTGCTCAAGAACATCTCTTCAGTGTATGCTGCAACATCTTCAAG GTTCTACGATCCAGTCCGAGAGCGTTAA